The stretch of DNA TAAATGCAATGATTGgataaaatggtaacataattaaataagtcgatatccgtcacaagcttgtggcgGGTCGAGTAAAACCCACATGGGTAAATAAGACAAATCATTTGTGATTCCCTAGACACTTtaatttttgtcttatctacccatatgggtgatacttgacccgtcacaagcacAAGAGAGACTCATTTTAACCTAAAACACTCGTGAATAGGAGAGAGTAATGAGCAATCcttaaaacttattatttaacaTGCAATTAATTTCCAACTTTAGTTTACTTTAATTCAGAACAATATCACATTGAATATTATCACCAGAACATCATAGAATAATATCGTCATCACATTAAATGCAATGATTAGTTGCACACAAAAAGTGTGAATAAAAAAATATCAAAAGATTAATTGCACACAAAAAAACCAGAAGTGGCCACATTGTTTATGAATTCCTAATTAAACCAACGTAATTTTATGATTAACTGAACACAAAAAGCTCATAAGTGGCAACAAGTTTGGAAAAAttctaattaattgttttagaaGTACTAATAAAACACACGTAATTCTAGCTCACTCAAGCTACTTTCATTGTCTTAATTCTAGCTCATTCAAGCTACTTTCATCCATATATTGGTGAGAATACTAAGAGGTCATTCAAAGTTGATCATTTTATTGAGAATGTTGCTTGTATAACTCGTCGCACAATGTTACAAGTTCATTCAAAGTTTACATCCATATTAACCATATGAAAACCGTATAACTCACCATCGTTCTACACACAAGAGAGTCCCCTTGAACGACATCATCAACTTCATCCTCTACGGTCACAATCACGCCTAGATTATTGACTGCCATGTGTAACTTTTCTTTTGGATAAATAAAATTTATGGAGTACGAAACAAGAAAATGGGACGTTCAGACCAAGATCGTCACATTTTTTTTGATAAATAAAATGAGGAATTGAGTGTTATAATTGTAGATGAAAATTGATTTTTAATCTATGAAAATGGAGAATTTGAGTGTTGTAAAGGAAGAAGTGAGGAGTTGTCGTAGGTTTAGGGTAGAAAGAGTAATTAAGGGGTTGTACTTTTGCTATTATTATAATAAAACCTCAAATCATGAAATCTTACACACATCAAATCTTATGCGGCTTATTAATTACTTGTCCCACCATTTGCAAAATCCGGACGCTTTGTTTAATGTAATATGGGTGGGTTTGAcccgtcttattatttcagacggATCGtccggtctgaaataagaatttgtgtttttcTTTAGTTTAAATGGGCATACTATGTCACTTGTAAAAATCGAACGCCCTAATCTCACAACTGGAATAAAAGAGATCTTAACATTTAAGCCGACTCTCGTTCTTTCTCAGcccatcccctatttactaaaagaataggtggaTCTAGAGATTTTACGGTCAAATCATTTCATACAAATTGGGCCTAGCAATTTTGGATATTCTATATAAATGTTGGGCTTTACATATACTCTGCAACTCTCAGGTGTCAATCTTTATAGATAAATTTATTCTAGCAATTATTTCGGACCACCATACAATTTACGTGTgatgttattgtattatacaatgTCAGACTACTAAATATTTTACTAACACTCATTTATCATCATTGTTTTTACCTTAAATGTatctaataatattaaaaaatataGACTACAACATTAAATTTAACAGGTCAAATGTAAATTTTAcctcttaataataattattaattttaCCTCTTAATGAAAATAGAAATTAATGTATTTTTTACCTCTTAATACCAATCATTAATAATTTCAGAttataatattaaatttaaagTTTAATTGCTAAATGTTAATTTCTCTACATATTTACAATCTAAAAAAATCGTGCATTTGCACGGGATCTAAAGTAGTTATATAGTATTGTAGAATGCAACTTAACTCTTGGAACCGTGGCCAACAAATCCACGATATCAAAGAACCAAATGTTAAAAATTACTTATCAATTTGATGAGCACAAAGTTATCAATCATACAAAAAAACTGCTCTAAATGTTAAAAATTTGAGATGAAAATAACAGTACGGAAAAAATTaggaagaaatgagtgagttcCTCAGCGAAATCGGCAAGAAATTACGAAAAATTAGGATTTTGAAGAAATTTGGTGGTGCCGGGTTGAGAGGGGAGAGGCGTCGTTGTTTTAGAGAGAGGTGAAGTTGGAAATGAAATGACTAGGTTATGATAGGGAATAGGGATTTCACCTAATCATAATTTACTCTTGTGTGAAAATGAGTTGGATTTGGACTgattccaatttcaaatcttttgaGCCCCCAAACATCATAATTGGGTTGATTCTGTAATTCAATTCTAAAGTGGAGTTCCAAACAGGCCCTAAAGGAAATGTCTttaattttaagttttatatCATATGATTGTGGGCGGGCCGCAGAGGAGCTACAACTTGTTATCCATTAATTTAGAAAATAAGAAGTTTCTTATATGAATTCGATTTCTAAAATACAGATTCGGTTTCATACTTTATAAGGAACTTTTACCATTGACGAGGAATAAAAAGTTTCATAGGCAATGATGTGACACTGAAAAAAGATGGTATGAAACTCTGACCATCGCTATTGTTCTAATGATAAGACTACAACATATTTGTAGTGCTCATATAACTGAGATAACTTGACTCATAAACTCATAAATGCGAATCTTATTCTTATAGTAATATTTATAGTTATATTATTATTCTCTATAGTATATtctaatctatatatatatatatatatatatatatatatatatatatatatatatatatatatatatatatatatatatatatatatataaaaaagagagttttttcgagcgatctgagagcgtccacatcatcaaaaataaatttaggaaaatataatttttgatgtaaaaaataaagtggagaatcttttaattattatagtaTGTATATTtcataaattatattcaagtgatatttccaatttttatatcaaacttttacatttcatttgtcaaaaaaaatattgttaaaaaaattatgaaaataatataattagctttgtggtaaaaaatgctatcattagagtataaatttcatattatttgcacatattaaagatggtgtacttcttaatatgaaaaattgtgtactttttagtatgttttgtcccacattgaaaaataagtaggtgtggtgaatatactacatataaatagtagaattgtcccacatcgaaagattagtataaagtgggtgattctataattataaataggaggcatacttggaacttaggcatcaacccaaaattttttgagtctcttaagtgttgtcttggagagctcttaaaagtttatatcattatattttctacctatagattttacatgtcccacattgaaaaataatgtagatgtggtaaatatactacgtttaaataatataattagaattgtgttaaaaaaattttatcattagagtataggttcatatcatttgcacatattttaattatgataaaaaataaataaaaaacaaacgtaTTAATATTAATAGATCAGATAATAtattatttgcttattattaaatcgggttggatgtcgaattaggttcaaaaaatatggtgtacttttaaatatgttattcgtctcacattgaaaaataatgtaggtgtgataaatatatattacgtataaatagttgaattgtcccacatcataagattatcataaggtggggtgatcccatgattataaataggatttatccttggaacttaggtatcacccaaaatatattgaatctctcaaagtatacttattatataagagactttaaacataatcttgaattaaaagttaaatttttaaagttgtaacatttttttaggtgggagaaagatcgataaaatggtcaatattataacggaaatttttcatggtaccctcgaattttgttagattacacataatacccctaattttaagtttgtacatataatacccttgtgtttacttttttcataacgtcgttactccattgagtaactagatgagtaaATTGAGCATgtcatgctatttgtgttttgttatttaggtattaaatgttagtttattaaataaaatatggatttaagaattACATGATGAAGTatttgtgtaatagataacaaaattaaagaaaaaggcGTCAAAAGTCATAGGAGTAATGACGTTATGACGGacgttgtcaaatggtattctgggaaagaaaaaggtgaacacaggggtaccatttgtagaaacttaaaattaggggtaccatgtgtaatctatcaaaattcaaggttaccatgagaaatttcaaatattataatgatatagttaattaaattttcatttaaaagagagagatattcgtaccaataaaacaataaagagggtattattttttaattgttattttattgccacgccatcaaacttaacgtctatTTAACAGCCTTTATATTAGGGGGTGTCATGGACAAAAAAATGGAACTTCAAggataccataggcagattcttaaaagtaagggtaacatggaaaatctgacaaaattaaggggtaccacgggaaatttctgtatctcaattatgataaaaaaaaatgaagaaaaacaacgacaaatattaatggagagtacttaatcatattattaaatttaaatataactattagatataatgagtaacaattaaccgtattcgggatctggttgaatgtcgaactaagtgcaaaaaagatgatgtaattatgagtatgttatttgtcccacattgaaaaacaatgcaggtttgatgatatactatgtataaatagtagaattgtcccatatcagaaaaataatccaagtttggtgaatatattacttataaatagtagaattgtcccacatcgaaagattagtataaagtggggtgattatatgattataaataagagttaacccacgtatatattaatcttttattttttttgaaagagatattttaataatatgtaaacaaatcattagacatagaatataaacattaaacccttatatttttttttacattataaataagttaattaccccgttgcaacgcacgggcattcaaactagtatataTTGTGTATAACGGTATATTCTAATGTACCGTATCTCTTACCTAACATGGTCTTCAAACCAAATCACCATACCTACGTCAATTACCAAAAACTTGGATTCCATATTTCCATTGATTAAGCATGCCATTTACTAATATCTGATACGAAAGGAGTGTATTCCAACCAAAGCCACAACAAACGTACGTACATCAAATTACATATATACACAAATAACATTCCAACCTAATAGATAAAATTACACAAACTAAATAATTAACCTCCCATGCACATAAAAACCCTAAACATGGACTTCAAGAGTCCAACGCCTTACCAAGCACCTCAAGTAGCTCAACATGGGCAGTCAAGTGAGGGAAATGACCATCAACATCGATCACCTCGATTACTGATTTCGACTTGACGAGCCTCTTCTGCATGTAATGAGGCACAGAGGATGGGACGACAATGTCGTTGGTGGTGCAAATGAGGGTGCATGGTACATTAACTTGCTCAAGAACATGTCGATTATCGCTTAGGAATATTACCTTTGCTACGTCTAAGGCAACTTGTGGGCACATTTTTTTCAAGGTTTTTTCAAATTTGTCAATTGCTAAAGTGTCTTTTCCTCCCACGGCTAAGGGTGCAAAACCTGATGCCCATGGTTGAAAGTTGGTCTCTATTGTTGATAAGAGTTGTTCAATTTCTGGTGGCTCAAATCCTCCTTCATAATCTTCTGAGTTCAAGTACCTATATGTGTTTGATTGAAAGATAATATTAGTTCATGTTTGTTAATATTCCGTATAATAATAATCAAAGTAATGCTACTCCCTCCGTTCCGTCCCGGTCCATTGTTGTTCTTTGGTTTTGCCACGAAGACTAAAGAAAGAGGAAATGACCAATTATAAAATGACAAGTGGACTAAATTGAGTGTGAAAGataaaattgctcatcaaatgcattcctaaatagaaaggacaacaattgacttaGACGCCCTAAAATgtaataggacaacaaatgaccgggacagaatGAGTACTTTATAGATTACAACATGTACAAGGTGAACTCATGAGAAACATtacaattacaataacaattttAAAAGAAAATGAGATAGAGTTATCAAATGATATCCAGTTTTAATATCGCCTGCTCACAAATAGAAGGTGAACCTACATATTTTTTTCTCGCTTATGTAAACTTTTGATAATATGTGTAGAACATTGGTACTAAAACTCATTACCAACAAAGGCATTATTAACATTATTCATTTTACTATAGATGAATTTTAATCCTAATTCTTTACTAGCCTTCCTTGGTAACTTCATCAACTTTAGGGCTTCATTTACTGAACACAAATTATTATTTAAGATGTcaataagacgggtcaaatatgacAAATGAAATAAAGGAAGAATGCATATATAGGGAAGAACAAAGGTTTATCTTATACATATAAATAGAGATGCATTTAACCTATTTTAATCTTAAAACGAATACTCTCATCTTCGAAAAGACTTCTTGTTTACTAAAAACTCCATGTAAAAAAATAAATAAGGTGAAGTTGTTAAGCCTTGATTGGCTGGTGGATGGATAAGTTAACAAATGAGATTTAACATTTAAGGGTGGGAGGTGTGAGTCAATTTTAGGCACCTAAGTTGGCAAATAGTCAGTCCGAAAGCTGacttaaatccaaattaaattaattaaataccCTGAAGACATGTGTCCTTTGATGCTTTCTAGGAGTATAACACTCAAGGGCCGAAAAGTAGAGATTTGTCCACATCCTTAATACACAGTGCATCACCCATATTTAGACCTACATTCAGCTAACGTCTAAAGTGGACCTTTTGGCACATAGTGGAGAAAGTTGTATGGCTTATCATAGAATATACAAATTGCCCTTAAGACCGTTCTAAATTAAGATGAGACTTATAATTATTTTAGATAAGGTTAAAACAAAAGAGTTAAGAAAGGtcttagagcatctccaatggacaTCTATAACACGGTGTAGCTTGATTTGCCAACTTGATTTTTTAAGCTACTTTGTTTTTAAGCTACAAACCACTCTAATGGAAAGCTACATCATTTGTGCATCTTGTAGCTTATATGAGTCCCACTATATTATTTTCCTccaataattttttttcttttttcttttttttcattccaAGCATGTAGCTTGGTAAAGCTACAATGATTTCAAGCAACTCATGTTTATCCCCTCTCCAATGGTAAGATACTTGCTTAAAATTTTACAAAAATTACAAACAAGTTCCTAAAAGCAACCATTGAAAATGCCCTTACTCCCTCTGTTccggtcaattattgtcctttggttttgacacaaagaccaatgAGATGGGAGGAGGCCAATTGtaagatgacaagtggaccaaattgagtttgaaagatcaaattgctcatcaaatgcaatcctaaaatagaaaggacaacaattgaccgagacatcctaaaatgaaaaaggacaacaaataaccggaaCAGAGGGAATAATTTAATACAGTCTTGCGCAAGACTTGCTGACTATAAAAAGATGTGTGATTAGGAAAATAAAATTTTGATGATCTAGATTAGTTAACCATATTTGTTTAatccgaaaataagaggagaTGCAAATCAGATAACTACTCATTTTTGAAATGAGAGGAGAATGAAATCGAATTCGCCTCGAAAAATAAATTGGAGATAATTGTTTAATAGGAGTATTCGTCATAAAAGTCAATAAAATGATTAAAAGATGAACAACATATGATTAATTGAAAACCGTACAAGATAACGTATATGTCTAATCACTTGATAAGAGAGTGTAAAACAATCTAAACTGACAACTTTTGTAGGGGTGATGGTGCACATAACCCTACCGTTATGACTTATCAATACTTATAAGCAAGACTTAATGGTTTATTATATTAGATCTTTAAGATTAGCTTTAACTATTTTTTTATCATGATGGTTTGAAGTtgtaaaaaattttttttggttttccACTAGACTAGTTATTTGTTTGTAAGGACTCATATTTTCTTTCAATAAGAAATTAAGAAAAACAAAACACCATAATGCAGAGGATGAACAAATCAGGAAAATGAATCATATCCTGATTTTTATCTAAAACAACGCTTTTATATGTATACCATATACATATAAAAGCGTTATgcaatcattttttttaattaattgcaAAAACTGAGGAAGGGGAGGTTTAACAAGCCTAATATACAAGTACAATCAATAGGAGCATGAGTATAAGAAATCACTAATTTGCAACACAAATGAAAAAGGGTTGGTCTCGAAGTCAGACCATCTTATACAAAAAGTACGGAGTAGTAAATAAAGTTACAACGAAAAATAAGTTTAtaaatttaattgttttaaatttaatACCCTCGTTGGCCTGGCACAGTCATAGTCATATAAAAAaaatacttgtattatattagcATAATATATATTGTCGCAATATCTTGAATATGATGGTACTAAAACTTAATGGGTCCATTTACATAGTCttaccaaataaaaataattaaattaaggtGTTGTGTAATATTACCTTGGAGATGCACCAATGAGTATGAGCTTCTTAAAGAGGAAAGGCCTCTTGACAGAAGCAATGCAGCCAATCATACCAGACATAGAATGCCCAACAAAGACACATGATTTGATGCTCATTTCATCCATTAAACCAACCAAATCATCAGCAAAACCATCAAATGAACTATATTTAGTTGGATCATAACTACTTTCACCTACAAAACTCCaatcaaacacaacaacctgATATTTTTCAGCTAAACAAGGGATAATTTTTTCCCAAAGGGATTGGTCTCCACCATAACCATGAGCTAAAACTAGGGTCTCGTCTCCGGTACCGATAATTTTGGCATTCATGGAAGCTGAAAGGCTGGTTTTTTGCATCACCATGGTTAAAAGTCTAGGGTATTGAGTTGAGAATGAAGGGAGTGGGGAGGAGAGTGAGTTGGTTGGTTTAAATTTAAAGAGAGGTTGCTTGGTTGGTTAGCTTTCTATTGTGGTAATGAATTAATGAATAGATTTTTTGGAGTACTAGTTTAGGTTGTATGTCTTATATAGGAAATGTGATAGTAGCCTTTTGAAACAAGAATTGGGTTATGGTCCATATAGTCGATATGGATGTAGgtagtactccctccataccataatggtaacattgagaatcttCACACTATTTATGGTTGTaaggaatcttcgatattattcttaatccacaagacaaaatatagtcatgtgagatcttgtttgatttatcgtcatgaatgctataagaatctcaaatttttataatttttaacaaaatgtaactaaagatattcacgttgcaaaatgtGTCTCGataagtgtgaaaaagtcaatgttaccattggtgtggtatggagggagtagcatttaattaattaaggtGATCGAATGCAGGTTTGGATCGAGAATGAATCAAATAGGTCGCCTGGACTGGATTAGTTAGTGAATTAAGCATATGTTAAGGACTATAGTAGGCTTAATAGTGAACGCAGACCACCCCGCTTTATTTCAAAAACTCCTTTGAGTATGTTTGTTTCTTTTTGGAGTCATATAGGTCGAATTTATCGAGTTAATGAATTAATTCGAGGCCAAATTATTTACTATACTTTCGTTAGCAACCAAAAAAGAGATGATGTACAAATGTGCAATTGACATTATCTTTACATTTATTATGTAGTTTAGTCTAAAATGCAGTTGTGTATTGAATCATTTGGATGTCATTAAATTATACTGTTTGTTATGGTGACATTATTGTAATATTTTTGACTTTTTCTCTTGGTCTATGGTTGTATAATATTTGGCTTCCATAAATCTGGTGGATATAAGTCATTTGTCGTCCGTAGAACTTTGAAGGAGCTGTCAGTGGTGCTAATCAATTGTTACATATATCCTACAAATGGAATAAAAACAAGTTATTTTGTCACTCATTAACATTTTTTGGTTTTAGCTACACCAATTGATTTAAATAAAAGTAGTTGGGAGCTAAAGACATATTCACTCACTTCAAATGAATTATGTTAGGTATATTGTAACttgtaaattatgaaatttatctGAATGAGGGTAGAATTAAATAAAAGATTATTCATTCACAAGGAAATTGAAAATAAAATGAGATAGTTTTAAAAAATAGTTTAACGCAGACTCttataatataaatataataatgtcTTTGTTGTCTTATGTACGTCAGCGTAATGATTCTTTAGTGGTTGAATAGTGGTGAGCATAACTAAACTGAAACGATTGAATCGATTTTGAAAACCAAATAACATAACCAAACTTATAACTCTTGTTGAATACGGGGAATTTAATTTCCTCACCCTACTTAatataaagaaataaaatacACAAAGCTTAATTAAATTTTGGAATAAATAGTTAAAAGTAGTATGTAGATTATACCACCATTTATATTATAACAGatagtataatttttttttttcatatacaACATGATGAAAAAATGAGTGACGATGGAACTTTTTTCTTGTAGTAAAATAGGACGTAAGCCAAATACAATAATTATTAAAAAGAAAATGACATTTAAACCGCTTATCCTACTTagttaacacaaaatctcattataaacggtatatatccgtctataactaaagacgggccaaatataataccacattcctaataggacaagcaacaagtgggggTGGTGGGGGCCAAAAATGTCGTCACTTTCAagttatttgacccgtctttatctatagacggatatatccgtctatgagcacaaattctcattatagacggacattatccgtctatattcctctcacaaatgaaagtGGTTAGTGTAAGTGGATGGAAAATGGATACCCctacttgccctcccactttCATTTTGTGAGAGGGTTACT from Silene latifolia isolate original U9 population chromosome 10, ASM4854445v1, whole genome shotgun sequence encodes:
- the LOC141605953 gene encoding strigolactone esterase D14; protein product: MVMQKTSLSASMNAKIIGTGDETLVLAHGYGGDQSLWEKIIPCLAEKYQVVVFDWSFVGESSYDPTKYSSFDGFADDLVGLMDEMSIKSCVFVGHSMSGMIGCIASVKRPFLFKKLILIGASPRYLNSEDYEGGFEPPEIEQLLSTIETNFQPWASGFAPLAVGGKDTLAIDKFEKTLKKMCPQVALDVAKVIFLSDNRHVLEQVNVPCTLICTTNDIVVPSSVPHYMQKRLVKSKSVIEVIDVDGHFPHLTAHVELLEVLGKALDS